Proteins encoded within one genomic window of Jiangella mangrovi:
- a CDS encoding SMI1/KNR4 family protein has product MSERPWTAGFDVVSSGAAVPAEQLEAVERELGRMLGRGGPFPLPPALAALLADGVTSCARTVDGAEVEFGWLGTAMPAHYEGYAFDSYMPAAVPIALDGGGGAWCLDTRGAADGTAADHPVVWVHTGTLSWSDGAWRRVASDAATLLTDRTLR; this is encoded by the coding sequence ATGAGCGAGCGACCCTGGACGGCCGGCTTCGACGTCGTCAGCAGCGGGGCCGCGGTCCCGGCCGAGCAGCTCGAGGCCGTCGAGCGCGAGCTGGGGCGGATGCTCGGCCGCGGCGGGCCGTTCCCGCTGCCGCCCGCCCTCGCCGCCTTGCTGGCCGACGGCGTCACGTCGTGTGCTCGCACGGTCGACGGCGCCGAGGTGGAGTTCGGCTGGCTCGGCACCGCAATGCCGGCGCACTACGAGGGCTACGCGTTCGACAGCTACATGCCCGCCGCCGTCCCGATCGCGCTCGACGGCGGCGGGGGCGCCTGGTGCCTCGACACCCGCGGCGCGGCCGACGGCACAGCAGCCGATCATCCGGTCGTCTGGGTGCACACCGGCACCCTGAGCTGGTCGGACGGAGCGTGGCGGCGGGTCGCGTCCGATGCGGCGACACTGCTGACCGACCGCACGCTGCGCTAG